The following are encoded in a window of Congzhengia minquanensis genomic DNA:
- a CDS encoding phage distal tail protein, which yields MNITFQNDFGKILMTGGGKGPAWKIKEITGLGIPEKSFAYNTFAGVAGQELSSVSVLARTITMNVDIDCRFPQISMSRAACILNADGVLTIHHGTKHRAISCRCTSFTKTEKKAAFFEATLQFVADNPYFHDCEEKRVVISRKNDKLTFPFHLPVTFSERVNSTDLVVSGEEASEPVIYIFGDDPENTDYDDNSITIVNKTANAFLKLNYKISYGEQIKIDIPNREITSNLRERMFQYLSDDSFFSSFVLLSGANEIECRTNVRINAYILFQNNYLEAMY from the coding sequence ATGAACATTACATTTCAAAACGATTTTGGGAAAATTCTGATGACGGGCGGCGGCAAAGGCCCCGCCTGGAAAATTAAGGAGATTACGGGGCTGGGCATTCCCGAAAAAAGCTTTGCCTATAACACCTTTGCCGGTGTGGCGGGGCAGGAATTGTCTTCCGTTTCGGTTTTGGCGCGAACCATTACCATGAACGTGGATATCGACTGCCGCTTCCCGCAGATTTCCATGTCCCGCGCCGCCTGCATTTTAAACGCAGACGGCGTGCTGACCATTCATCACGGCACGAAACACAGGGCGATTTCCTGCAGATGCACGTCTTTCACCAAAACCGAAAAAAAGGCCGCCTTTTTTGAGGCAACGCTTCAGTTTGTGGCCGACAACCCCTATTTTCACGACTGTGAAGAGAAGCGGGTGGTAATATCCCGAAAGAACGACAAGCTGACGTTTCCGTTCCATCTTCCGGTGACGTTTTCTGAACGCGTAAACAGCACAGACCTTGTGGTTTCCGGAGAAGAGGCGTCGGAGCCTGTGATTTATATTTTCGGCGACGACCCGGAGAATACGGACTACGACGACAACTCCATCACCATAGTGAACAAAACGGCCAATGCGTTTTTAAAACTCAATTACAAAATTTCCTACGGGGAGCAAATTAAAATTGACATTCCAAACCGGGAAATTACATCCAACCTGCGGGAAAGAATGTTTCAGTATCTTTCAGACGACAGCTTTTTCAGCAGTTTTGTTCTCTTAAGCGGTGCAAACGAAATTGAGTGCAGAACAAATGTGCGCATTAACGCCTATATCCTGTTTCAAAACAACTATCTGGAGGCGATGTATTAA
- a CDS encoding siphovirus ReqiPepy6 Gp37-like family protein: protein MEDIRFYRFDTGNFELLHIEHNIKSCYWTLYFNEIGTFEGTFPLSNGLVNILMNHQYLFLTQGKMLQAIITGKTVDSAVKIYGKTPNWILSRRTIGPFKTSELKFTDYPSVVQYVLQTGFSDIYESDFTFHDLPALELEGEAFWRNTRNPVSDVIRDRLENDLLGHRVMLDVTENKWNFEIYQGENRVEIVSEANRNLKNVTITDDCQNFYTAGWYKKELVDKGDWNPYDNSVPASRPSSYGWYYTITYEDEQSPKKSYPAGSYLVCADKETGTWKVCNDMPELWEYLPGDAEGICKWDAVLSSATESEAKTDLTNKIWRHEISGESSRLKLGTDYGLGDTVRVQVEKGGFAETVSKRITGAEIWWENGNVGEKLIFKEE from the coding sequence ATGGAAGATATTCGGTTTTACCGGTTCGACACCGGCAATTTTGAACTGCTTCACATTGAGCACAACATAAAATCGTGCTACTGGACGCTCTATTTCAACGAAATCGGAACCTTTGAGGGCACGTTTCCCCTCTCAAACGGGCTGGTGAACATCCTGATGAATCATCAATATTTGTTCCTGACCCAGGGAAAAATGCTTCAGGCCATTATTACGGGAAAAACCGTGGACAGCGCCGTGAAAATTTACGGCAAAACGCCCAACTGGATTTTGTCCCGCAGAACCATTGGGCCTTTTAAAACCTCGGAATTAAAGTTTACGGACTATCCGTCGGTGGTGCAGTATGTTTTGCAAACCGGGTTTTCAGATATTTATGAAAGCGACTTTACGTTTCACGATTTACCTGCGCTGGAGCTTGAGGGCGAGGCGTTTTGGAGAAACACCAGAAACCCGGTGAGCGACGTGATTCGGGACCGTTTGGAAAACGATTTGCTGGGGCACCGGGTCATGCTGGACGTAACGGAAAACAAATGGAATTTTGAAATATATCAGGGGGAAAACAGGGTTGAAATCGTTTCAGAGGCCAACCGCAATTTAAAAAACGTAACCATAACAGACGACTGCCAGAATTTTTATACCGCAGGCTGGTATAAAAAGGAGCTTGTGGATAAAGGGGACTGGAACCCTTATGATAACAGCGTGCCGGCAAGCCGTCCGTCGTCTTACGGCTGGTATTACACGATTACTTATGAGGATGAGCAGTCTCCCAAAAAGTCATATCCAGCCGGTTCTTATCTGGTGTGTGCCGACAAAGAAACCGGAACGTGGAAGGTGTGCAATGACATGCCGGAGCTGTGGGAATATCTGCCCGGCGATGCTGAGGGCATTTGCAAATGGGACGCCGTGCTTTCCTCTGCCACAGAGTCGGAGGCAAAGACCGATTTAACAAACAAAATTTGGCGGCATGAAATTTCCGGCGAAAGCTCCCGCCTAAAATTGGGCACGGACTACGGTTTGGGAGACACCGTTCGCGTTCAGGTAGAGAAGGGCGGTTTTGCCGAAACCGTTTCCAAGCGCATAACCGGCGCGGAAATCTGGTGGGAAAACGGAAATGTTGGTGAAAAGCTGATTTTTAAGGAGGAATGA